The Lysobacter capsici genome has a segment encoding these proteins:
- a CDS encoding general secretion pathway protein GspK: MGPRAVVAVSLAARRGARGAALLLVMWMIALLTALIGAFALSARTENLQGRVMVRGLVAQNAARAGLEYAMTRVAMTDQKLQWQPDGRPHRWTYGDAKLEITIVDENGKIDLNQADAALLTALIQGAGKLEQSEAARLAAAIIDWRDADTLTQPAGGAEDADYASAGRPYGAKDAEFESVAELEQVLGITPALYARIEPHVTVYSGRTRPEPAFASVEVLNAMGMNGAQLVEQRRRTQPGSQLPGAGGGGELAGLVGERSGTYSIDSRARLADGRESVLRVVVRAGGSPLPGMTYTPLRWEEGASSR, encoded by the coding sequence ATGGGTCCGCGCGCCGTCGTCGCAGTCTCTCTCGCGGCTCGCCGCGGCGCGCGCGGCGCGGCGTTGCTGCTCGTGATGTGGATGATCGCGCTGCTGACCGCGCTGATCGGCGCGTTCGCGCTGAGCGCGCGCACCGAGAACCTGCAGGGCCGGGTGATGGTGCGCGGCCTGGTCGCGCAGAACGCGGCGCGCGCCGGGCTGGAGTACGCGATGACCCGGGTGGCGATGACCGATCAGAAATTGCAGTGGCAGCCCGACGGGCGCCCGCATCGCTGGACATATGGCGATGCCAAGCTGGAGATCACCATCGTCGACGAGAACGGCAAGATCGATCTCAACCAGGCCGACGCGGCGCTGCTGACCGCGTTGATCCAGGGCGCGGGCAAGCTCGAGCAATCCGAGGCGGCGCGACTGGCCGCGGCGATCATCGACTGGCGCGATGCCGATACCCTGACGCAGCCGGCCGGTGGCGCGGAAGATGCCGACTACGCGTCGGCGGGACGACCTTATGGGGCCAAGGATGCCGAATTCGAAAGCGTGGCCGAACTGGAGCAGGTGCTGGGCATCACTCCGGCGCTGTATGCCAGGATCGAGCCGCACGTCACGGTTTACAGCGGCCGGACCCGGCCCGAGCCTGCGTTCGCATCGGTCGAAGTGCTCAATGCTATGGGGATGAATGGCGCCCAGCTTGTCGAGCAGCGGCGCAGAACGCAGCCCGGATCACAGTTGCCGGGTGCGGGGGGCGGTGGCGAACTCGCCGGCCTCGTCGGCGAACGCAGCGGAACCTATAGTATCGACAGCCGTGCACGGCTGGCGGATGGCCGCGAATCGGTGTTGCGGGTGGTCGTGCGAGCGGGGGGGAGTCCCTTACCGGGAATGACCTACACACCGCTGCGTTGGGAGGAGGGAGCTTCATCACGATGA